In Asterias rubens chromosome 15, eAstRub1.3, whole genome shotgun sequence, a genomic segment contains:
- the LOC117300179 gene encoding prostaglandin E synthase 3-like, which produces MDASTTRVQHPPCKWAQRADTVIITINVEDIEKEQRVEVEDNRLFFHCKGGHEHLVYELDFKFFKEVDSKSLRKMPTGRELTLALKKKEPGTPFWPRLCESKDKQHWLKVDFSRWKDEDDSDVEEDGSFEDMMKKMGGGVPQEEMLGGLDDEQEDSDDEELPDLE; this is translated from the exons ATGGATGCCTCCACAACCAG AGTACAGCATCCCCCGTGTAAGTGGGCTCAGAGAGCAGACACTGTGATTATTACAATCAATGTAGAAGATATTGAGAAAGAACAGCGAGTTGAAGTGGAGGATAACAGACTTTTCTTTCACTGTAAAGGTGGCCATGAGCACCTTGTGTATGAGCTCGATTTTAAGTTTTTCAAAGAAGTTGACTCTAAA AGTTTAAGAAAAATGCCAACGGGCAGAGAACTCACATTGGCTCTGAAAAAGAAAGAACCGGGAACGCCATTCTGGCCTAGACTTTGTGAATCAAAAGACAAG CAACACTGGCTGAAAGTAGACTTCAGTAGATGGAAAGATGAAGACGATTCAGATGTAGAAGAAGATGGCAGCTTTGAAGAT ATGATGAAGAAGATGGGAGGAGGTGTACCACAAGAAGAAATGTTAGGAGGTTTAGATGATGAACAAGAAGACAGTGATGATGAAG aGTTACCGGATTTAGAATAG